The following nucleotide sequence is from Vibrio fluvialis.
AACTTCAGGCTCACCCGATAACTCCCGCTGCGCTATCGCATCCGCCAGCGCATCTTCTTCGCTGTATTCCGGTAGCTCCAAGTCGTCGAATTCAAGCTCATCGTCTGCCTGAGCGTCAGCAAAGTCAGCAGTAAGGCCTTCTTCTTTAACTTCAGGCTCCCCCGACAACTCCGGCTGCGTAACCGCATCTGCCAGCGCATCTTCTTCGCTGTATTCCGGCAGCTCTAGGTCGTCGAATTCAAACTCATCTTCTGCCTGAACATCGGCCAATTCTGCGGCGAGATCTTGTTCTTTAACTTTAGGCTCGCCCGACAACTCCGGCTGCGCTATCGCATCCGCCAGCGCATCTTCTTCGCTGTATTCCGGTAGATCCAAGTCGTCGAATTCAAACTCATCTTCTGCCTGAGCACCGGCAAATTCGGCCGCGAGATTTTCTTCTTTAACCTCTGCTTCGGGCTCACCCGACAACTCCGGCTGTGCTATCGCATCTGCCAGCGCATCTTCTTCGCTGTATTCCGGTAGCTCTAGGTCGCCGAAGTCAAACTCATCTTCTGCCTGAGCGTCAGCAAAGTCTGCGGCAAGGCCTTCTTCTTTAACTTCAGGCTCACCCGATAACTCCGGCTGCGTAATCGCGTCGGCCAGCGCATCTTCTTCGCTGTATTCCGGTAGCTCCAAGTCGTCGAATTCATACTCATCTTCTGCCTGAACATCGGCAAATTCGGCCGCGAGATTTTCTTCTTTAACCTCTGCTTCGGGCTCACCCGACAACTCCGGCTGCGTAATCGCGTCGGCCAGCGCATCTTCTTCGCTGTATTCCGGTAGCTCCAAGTCGTCGAATTCAAACTCATCTTCTGCCTGAACATCGGCCAATTCTGCGGCGAGATTTTCTTCTTTAACCTCTGCTTCGGGCTCACCCGACAACTCCGGCTGCGCCATCGCTTCCGCCAGCGCATCTTCTTCGCTGTCTTCCGCTAGCGCTAATTCATCGAAATCAAACGATTCATCATCCAATTCTGCCGCGAAAAAATCGCACTCAACATCGTTGTCATCTGATGCCGAAGTGGTCTCTGAGACATTGTCGCGAACACTCTCAACGATCTCGGTGTTTTCTGCTCCATCTAGTTCTGCCATGAAGTCGGCCGAAGATAGCGGTTGGCTATCCTCCACTATTTCACTGGTTGATTCTGACTCTTCATCCAACAGCCAGTCATCATCTTGTGGGACACCAAACTCGTTCGCGATAGGTTCGGGCACAGTCACTGCTGTTGGCGTTTTTTCTGGCTGCATCTCTGCCCCAGAATCAGTACCTTCAATTTCAGGATTGAAATCGAAGGCCTCATCTTCAAACGCTGATTCCTCATCATCATCGAGATTGAACTCTTCGAGCAACGGATCATGTTCTGGAACAGAACTCAGCAAATCATCTTTGAAGTTGTCACTGTTAAACTCTGCGGTTGGTTCCTGAGCCAGCTGTTCAATTTCGAGCAACTCTTCAAAAAACTCCGTACCGTCATCTAAAACAGGCTCTTCTACCGATTCAGAAGCCACATTTTCAGTTTTAACTGGTTGCTCTTCTTTCTCCACCCATTCATCGAGCAGGGTTGGGCTGTTGTGGTCAAACTCCTCGCTTGGTTCCGGCGCAGACTCATCCAGCAATTCGTTCAATAACTTGTCGCTGGCAACATCAAAGTCATCATCCAGTTCGAGGGTTTCCAAGCCGTCTTCGTCAGCGATGAGTTCATCAAGCAGATCCGTGCTGTCACTATCGAGAGTAACATCTTCATCAATAAGCTCGTCCAGCAACGCCGTCTCTTCAAAGTTATCGGCTTCTGCTTCCAGCGTTTCCAAGTCTGCTTGCGATTCGATGCTGTTAAACAGGCTCTCCAGATCCTCATCCGAGGTCATTTTCACATCGGTCTGAGTGAGCTCACGCTCAATCGGATCCGACATCAGCTCGTCAAGGTTGTCATCTAGCAACGTATCAAAATCGAGGTCATCGGCAGTGTCATCTTCTTGACCGAATCCACTCAGCAGCTCATCCAACATCGATTGATCAATCGCATCTGACTCCAGATCTTCCACTTCACCATCATTTGCGAGAAGAGATTCGATTTCAGCCTGCGACATGTCACCGTCATCAGACAGATCAAAGGCCGCTTCATCATCGTCATCATTCGCATTGTGAGTCGCTTCATCCAGCGCACGCTCCATCTCTTCCAGACCGAGCGCTTTCTCTTCACTGTTGACGCTGATACCGCTGTTGCTGCCAAACTCAGTATCCAGATCGCCATCATCGTCAATACCAGCGAATGGGTCTTGTCCATCCTCGCCTTCGAGATTGAAATCAAGATCACTCTCATCCAGGTCAGCGAAGATATCGTCTTCATCTTTACTGTCGACTTCGTCACTGAACAGTTTTTCACTGTCGTCAGTATCACCAAACAGATCATCGTCAAGCAGTAGTTCATCATCCAGACCATCAATTTCGGGTTCACCGACAGTGACAGGTGCAACAGCAGCTTCCGGAGTTGCAGTTTGAGCGGGTTGCAGCGTAGGCTCCGTTGATGAAGACTTCGAGCGACGACTCAGCAGCATCAGCACCAGTAAACCAATTAACAAACCCGGGATCAGCGCTAACAAGCCAACCATCCAACCATTGGACAACAGTTGATCGAGCGCAGATGGCGCGAGTTTTTGCGCTTCATCGCGCTTGACGCGCTCTTCCTGCAGCAATTTCTCGACTTCAGAACGGATGCGGTTCTCATCGCCGAGTTCCTGTTTCAGGTTGTCGACTTCAGATTGCATCTGCGCCACCATCAGGCGCAGTTTGTGATTTTTCTCTTCCAGAGCAACCAACTCGGTATCTGAAGCTGCAATCTGTTTTTCTACCTTCTCGACTTCAGGCTTCACCGTATCAACCATTGCAGGCGCAGTGACGGTTTCAGCAACCTTGGCTGTAACCTGCTGAGTTTTCGCTTCCACTACAGGTTGAGGCTTTGCGATCGGAGCAGGTTGAATCGCGGGCTTAACTTCTCCCTGATTCAGGCGCGCTTGATGCGCAGCCATAATGTTGATCGCCTCTTGCGTCGTCGCACTACTCACTTGAGCCAAAGAAGGCACTCGGAGTGTGCTGCCCGGGATCAGGCTATGAATATTTTGATTTTCAAACGCTTGAGGGTTGAGGCGATAGATAGCCAGCAATGTTTGCTGAACCGTTACCGCCGCAGAAGGCTTTAGACGAGTGGCAATCGACCATAAGGTATCTTGCTCGGTTGTCGGACCAAAAAATGTTGAAGGCTCGCTATTTGCAGAAGATGCAGCGTTACGCACAATCTCACTGCTGAATTGCGGAGAAGATTGTACCTCACCGCTCGGGCCGATAAGGCGAATGCCTTCTGCACTTACGATAGAAGTCTGAGTGACGGCAGCCACTGCCAAAGGCAACAGCAATCGCTGGAAAAATTGACGCATAAAAGGCTCAGCTGAATGCTTTAACTAAAGGAATACAATGATCTGTTAAATATATCGGATCAGCTAGGCAAAACTATAGGCTGTAAGGCAAAAAATGTGTCTCGACCACAATAATCGCAGGAATCTCACACAAATTTTGTGCTCGGGGCAGGCCTCCGCTCACGTGTGAGGTGATTATTGATAAAAATAAAGCCAGCGTTGTGCTGGCTTTATTTCAATGATCACAGTGCAAAACGCTTACTCAGTGTCGATTCTAGCCCAAGTATCGCGCAAGCCAACGGTGCGGTTAAATACCAACGCATCTGCTTTAGAATCTTTGGCATCGGCACAGAAGTAACCCATACGTTCAAATTGATAACCGAACTCAGCTTCAGCAGAAACAAGACTTGGTTCAATGAAGCCGTTCAGTTTCACCAGTGATTCTGGGTTGATTGTCGCGGCAAAGTTATCAGCTGCGCCCGGGTTTGGCACAGTGAACAGGCGGTCATACAGGCGGAATTCCGCAGGTACACCTTTATCCGCAGAAACCCAGTGAATAACGCCTTTTACCTTACGGCCATCTGCTGGGTTTTTACCCAGCGTATCTGCATCGTAGGTACAGTAGATGGTCGTGATGTTACCTTGCTCGTCTTTCTCAACACGCTCAGCTTTGATCACGTATGCACCACGCAGGCGAACTTCTTTACCCAGAACCAGACGTTTGTATTTCTTGTTGCCTTCTTCACGGAAGTCTTCACGTTCAATCCATACTTCACGAGTAAACGGTACTTCGCGCTCACCCATTTCTGGTTTGTTCGGGTGGTTTGCAATGTGAAGCATTTCAACAGAGTCTGCAGCAAAGTTCTCAATCACAATCTTAACTGGATCCAGAACCGCCATCGCGCGCGGAGCGTTTTCGTTCAGATCGTCGCGAATGCACGATTCCAGCACACCAAATTCAATCAGGTTGTCCTGCTTGGTCACGCCGATACGTTTGCAAAACTCACGGATAGAGGCCGGAGTGAAACCGCGACGACGTAGACCAGAAATGGTCGGCATACGTGGGTCATCCCACCCCTCGACCAGTTTCTCCGTCACCAGTTGGTTCAGCTTACGCTTAGACATAACCGTATATTCGAGATTCAGTCGGCTGAATTCGTACTGACGTGGGTGGCAATCAATCGTAATGTTATCCAGAACCCAATCGTACAGACGGCGGTTGTCTTGGAACTCAAGTGTACACAGTGAATGTGTAATGCCTTCCAATGCATCAGAGATACAGTGAGTAAAGTCATACATCGGGTAGATGCACCACTTGTCACCTGTCTGGTGGTGTTCCGCAAAGCGAACACGATACAACACAGGATCACGCAGCACGATGAATGAGGACGCCATATCAATTTTCGCACGCAGACACGCTTGGCCTTCAGCGAAACCACCATCACGCATTTTTTCAAACAGCGCGAGGTTTTCTTCCACACTACGATCACGGTATGGGCTGTGTTTACCTGGCTCTGTTAATGTGCCACGGTATTCGCGGATCTGCTCAGGACTTAGCTCTTCAACGTACGCTAAACCTTTTTGGATCAGTTCCACCGCATATTCATAAAGCTTGTCGAAGTAATCCGATGAATAACAAACATCGCCAGACCATTCAAAGCCTAACCAGTTCACATCTTTCTTAATCGACTCAACGTATTCGAGATCTTCTTTTTCTGGGTTTGTGTCGTCAAAACGTAAATTACACTGACCCTGATAGTCCTGAGCAATACCAAAGTTCAAACAGATCGACTTCGCGTGTCCGATATGCAGATAACCGTTTGGTTCTGGCGGGAAACGAGTATGCACGCTAGTGTGTTTACCATCCGCTAAATCTTTATCAATGATTTGGCGAATGAAGTTCGATGGACGAGCCTCAGCTTCACTCATCTATAGCACCTCAAAGTTTATTTAGTATTGTCAGAAAAATTTTTCTGCATTTAAAAGCTTCAAAAGCCCGGCAGAGCAGAAATTATTGCCGCTAATGATCCACAATTCTGAACGAATTCACAATAAAAACTGCCGTTTTCTTATGATTATTTCTGGAGTCCGGCGGTTATATCGCCAATCAAATCAAACGAAAAAGCCTTCGCACGAGGCGAAGGCTTCAATTATGGCTAGAGTCTAAAAAGGTTTATGCCTGTTTTGCGTCAGTTAAGTGCTCTTCTGGTTGAATCGCTTTCATCTGACCAGCAACGATTTCCGCCAGTGGACCAAGAATAACTTGGAGGTTGTTAGAACCCAGTTTCACCACGCCCATTGCGCCCAGAGCCTTCAGCTCTTTCTCGTCGATGATAGACATATCTTTGACGGTCAGACGCAGACGAGTGATACACGCATCAATGTTAGACAGGTTTTCGTGACCACCCAGAACTTTCAGGTACTGTTTCGCCAGTTCTGAAGTCTCTGTTGAACCTTTAGAAACTGCAACAGTTTCATCTTCATCTTCACGACCTGGAGTTTTCAGACCGAATTTCACGATAACGGCGCGGAATACCACGTAGTAAAGGGTGAAGAATACCAAGCCTTGAACAATCAGCATGTACCAGTTCACAGCCAGTGGGTTACGAGAAGACAGAACCATATCCACCAGACCCGCAGAGAAGCCGAAGCCTGCAATCCAGTGCATTGATGCCGCGATAAACACTGAGATACCAGTTAGCAGTGCGTGCAGTACGTACAGCAGTGGAGCCAGGAACATGAACGAGAATTCTAGGGGCTCAGTTACACCAGTGAAGAATGATGCAAATGCTGCGGCGATCATGATACCTGCGACTTTCTCTTTGTTCTTCGCTGTAGAGGTGTGGTAAATCGCCAGCGCAGCGCCAGGCAGACCAAACATCATGATAGGGAAGAAACCAGCTTGGTACATACCCGTTACACCAGGGACAGCCGTGCCTTCAGCAATAGATTTCGCGCCGCCTAGGAAGTTAGGGATATCATTAATACCAGCAACGTCAAACCAGAATACTGAGTTCAAAGCGTGGTGTAGACCTACAGGGATAAGTAAGCGGTTGAAGAAAGCGTAAATACCTGCGCCCGTCGCACCCATGCCTTGGATTGATTCACCGAAATGCACCAGACCGCCGTAAATTGCTGGCCAGATATACATCAGAACAAAAGACAGGACGATACCAACAAAAGAGGTCAAAATTGGGACCAAACGTTTACCAGAGAAGAACGCCAGAGCTTTGTGCAGTTCTACTGAAGAGTAACGGTTGTAGATTTCAGCTGAGATGATACCCACTAGGATACCCACAAACTGGTTTTGAATTTTGCTAAACGCTGCTGGCACTGTCGCAGGGTCAATGCCCTGAATTTGAGCAACTGCACCTGGCGAAAGCAGAGTGGTTACAACGTACATACAAACCAGACCAGCCAGAGCTGCTGCACCGTCTTTGTCTTTCGACATACCGTACGCAACACCTACCGCAAACAGCCATGACATGTTGTCGATGATTGCAGCACCAGCTTTGATTAGGAACCCTGCTAGTGCGGAGTTTGCACCCCAACCGTTCGGGTCAATCCAGTAGCCGACACCCATAAGAATGGCCGCGGCTGGTAAAGTAGCAACAGGCACCATCAGGGCCTTACCTACTTTTTGAAAATATCCAAGAATATTCACCTTATAGTTCCCCCTATAGGATTTTGGTATATTTGGACCGGGCGACTTATTTTAGTCGCTCAATTTAGTCATAGTCAGTGTATGACATTAATTTTGCTCCGCAAATTAAAACCTTATCAATTGTGATCATAATCACCAGAAACGGTCAAAATTCGACTATTTTGCTAGCGAGATCATAAAACTTATTTTACAATATAAAAAAACATGGAAATAACGATACTATCTCGTGGTTTGTTACTCTAACGACGAGGAAATTAGTCTATACTTAGCGGCAACACTGAGTGTGACCACGACTTACAAAGTCCTTGAGTAGTAACGCTGTTTAGTACTTATTTTTAGCCACGATATTTGTGGCCGTTTGCCCGAAAGATAATTCGCGACCTAATTGAAGTCAGCAAAGAAAGTTCTGCCCTGCACGCCTTCGCTGGCCTGATGTCGCCAAATAAATTGATAAAATCTCGATAGATAAGGATTAGCTGATATGTACGCGCTAACTAACTGCAAAATCTACACAGGTAACGACGTGTTGACCGAACATGCTGTCATTGTGGATGGCGACTTAATTCAAGCCGTATGTCCCATCGAGCAACTGCCTGAAAATCTTAAAACCGTTGATCTGAATGACGCAAACGTGAGCCCAGGCTTTATCGACGTCCAGTTGAATGGCTGTGGCGGCGTTATGTTCAACGATGAAATAACAGCTGAAACCATCCACATCATGCACGAGGCCAACTTAAAGTCTGGTTGTACTAGCTTTTTGCCTACGTTGATTACTTCGTCTGATGAAAACATGCGACAAGCTGTTGCTGCTCAGCGTGAATATCAGCAAAAGTACCAGAATCATTCTCTGGGTTTGCACTTGGAAGGCCCTTATCTGAATGTCATGAAGAAAGGCATTCACTGCGTCGACTTTATCCGCACCTCTGATGATGCCATGATCGACTTCATCTGTGACAACAGCGACGTAGTAACTAAAGTCACGTTAGCACCAGAAAACAATAAAGCGGAGCACATTGAGAAGCTCGCTAAAGCTGGCATTGTCGTTTCCATCGGTCACACCAACGCCACTTACGCAGAAGCCCGTCAAGGCTTCGAAGCTGGTATTACGTTTGCCACTCACCTGTTCAATGCAATGACCCCGATGGCCGGTCGTGAACCGGGAGTTGTCGGTGCCATTTACGATACTCCGGATGTCTACACTGGCGTCATCGCAGACGGTTTCCATGTTGATTACGCCAACATTCGAATCGCGCACAAAATTAAGGGCGAAAAGCTCGTATTAGTGACCGATGCCACAGCTCCTGCAGGCGCTGAAATGGATTACTTTATTTTTGTCGGTAAGAAAGTATATTACCGAGAAGGCAAGTGTGTTGATGAAAATGGCACGCTTGGCGGCTCAGCCCTTACCATGATTGAAGCAGTTCAAAACACGGTTGAGCATGTCGGCATCGCTTTAGATGAAGCTCTACGGATGGCTACTTTGTATCCAGCAAAAGCAATTGGGGTTGCTCATAAACTGGGTCGTGTCAAAAAAGGCATGATCGCCAACCTCACTGTTTTTGACCGTGACTTCAACGTGAAAGCGACTGTGGTTAACGGACAATACGAGCAAAAGTAATAATGAATGGCGGACAAATAGGTAACGTAGATCTAGTTAAGCAGCTAAATAGCGCTGCGGTTTATCGATTAATTGACCAACAGGGTCCAATTTCTCGAATCCAGGTTGCCGATGTAAGTCAGCTCGCTCCGGCCAGTGTGACTAAAATTACCCGCCAACTTCTTGAACGCGGCCTCATCAAAGAGGTCGCCCAACAAGCTTCCACAGGCGGCCGCAGGGCCATCTCTCTGACCACGGAAGTTGAACCTTTTCATTCGGTCGCAGTACGTCTTGGCCGCGATTACATTCAACTCAGCCTTTTCAATCTTGGTGGAAAAGAGCTGGCGTTT
It contains:
- the nagA gene encoding N-acetylglucosamine-6-phosphate deacetylase, with amino-acid sequence MYALTNCKIYTGNDVLTEHAVIVDGDLIQAVCPIEQLPENLKTVDLNDANVSPGFIDVQLNGCGGVMFNDEITAETIHIMHEANLKSGCTSFLPTLITSSDENMRQAVAAQREYQQKYQNHSLGLHLEGPYLNVMKKGIHCVDFIRTSDDAMIDFICDNSDVVTKVTLAPENNKAEHIEKLAKAGIVVSIGHTNATYAEARQGFEAGITFATHLFNAMTPMAGREPGVVGAIYDTPDVYTGVIADGFHVDYANIRIAHKIKGEKLVLVTDATAPAGAEMDYFIFVGKKVYYREGKCVDENGTLGGSALTMIEAVQNTVEHVGIALDEALRMATLYPAKAIGVAHKLGRVKKGMIANLTVFDRDFNVKATVVNGQYEQK
- the glnS gene encoding glutamine--tRNA ligase, producing the protein MSEAEARPSNFIRQIIDKDLADGKHTSVHTRFPPEPNGYLHIGHAKSICLNFGIAQDYQGQCNLRFDDTNPEKEDLEYVESIKKDVNWLGFEWSGDVCYSSDYFDKLYEYAVELIQKGLAYVEELSPEQIREYRGTLTEPGKHSPYRDRSVEENLALFEKMRDGGFAEGQACLRAKIDMASSFIVLRDPVLYRVRFAEHHQTGDKWCIYPMYDFTHCISDALEGITHSLCTLEFQDNRRLYDWVLDNITIDCHPRQYEFSRLNLEYTVMSKRKLNQLVTEKLVEGWDDPRMPTISGLRRRGFTPASIREFCKRIGVTKQDNLIEFGVLESCIRDDLNENAPRAMAVLDPVKIVIENFAADSVEMLHIANHPNKPEMGEREVPFTREVWIEREDFREEGNKKYKRLVLGKEVRLRGAYVIKAERVEKDEQGNITTIYCTYDADTLGKNPADGRKVKGVIHWVSADKGVPAEFRLYDRLFTVPNPGAADNFAATINPESLVKLNGFIEPSLVSAEAEFGYQFERMGYFCADAKDSKADALVFNRTVGLRDTWARIDTE
- the nagE gene encoding N-acetylglucosamine-specific PTS transporter subunit IIBC — encoded protein: MNILGYFQKVGKALMVPVATLPAAAILMGVGYWIDPNGWGANSALAGFLIKAGAAIIDNMSWLFAVGVAYGMSKDKDGAAALAGLVCMYVVTTLLSPGAVAQIQGIDPATVPAAFSKIQNQFVGILVGIISAEIYNRYSSVELHKALAFFSGKRLVPILTSFVGIVLSFVLMYIWPAIYGGLVHFGESIQGMGATGAGIYAFFNRLLIPVGLHHALNSVFWFDVAGINDIPNFLGGAKSIAEGTAVPGVTGMYQAGFFPIMMFGLPGAALAIYHTSTAKNKEKVAGIMIAAAFASFFTGVTEPLEFSFMFLAPLLYVLHALLTGISVFIAASMHWIAGFGFSAGLVDMVLSSRNPLAVNWYMLIVQGLVFFTLYYVVFRAVIVKFGLKTPGREDEDETVAVSKGSTETSELAKQYLKVLGGHENLSNIDACITRLRLTVKDMSIIDEKELKALGAMGVVKLGSNNLQVILGPLAEIVAGQMKAIQPEEHLTDAKQA
- a CDS encoding FimV/HubP family polar landmark protein — protein: MRQFFQRLLLPLAVAAVTQTSIVSAEGIRLIGPSGEVQSSPQFSSEIVRNAASSANSEPSTFFGPTTEQDTLWSIATRLKPSAAVTVQQTLLAIYRLNPQAFENQNIHSLIPGSTLRVPSLAQVSSATTQEAINIMAAHQARLNQGEVKPAIQPAPIAKPQPVVEAKTQQVTAKVAETVTAPAMVDTVKPEVEKVEKQIAASDTELVALEEKNHKLRLMVAQMQSEVDNLKQELGDENRIRSEVEKLLQEERVKRDEAQKLAPSALDQLLSNGWMVGLLALIPGLLIGLLVLMLLSRRSKSSSTEPTLQPAQTATPEAAVAPVTVGEPEIDGLDDELLLDDDLFGDTDDSEKLFSDEVDSKDEDDIFADLDESDLDFNLEGEDGQDPFAGIDDDGDLDTEFGSNSGISVNSEEKALGLEEMERALDEATHNANDDDDEAAFDLSDDGDMSQAEIESLLANDGEVEDLESDAIDQSMLDELLSGFGQEDDTADDLDFDTLLDDNLDELMSDPIERELTQTDVKMTSDEDLESLFNSIESQADLETLEAEADNFEETALLDELIDEDVTLDSDSTDLLDELIADEDGLETLELDDDFDVASDKLLNELLDESAPEPSEEFDHNSPTLLDEWVEKEEQPVKTENVASESVEEPVLDDGTEFFEELLEIEQLAQEPTAEFNSDNFKDDLLSSVPEHDPLLEEFNLDDDEESAFEDEAFDFNPEIEGTDSGAEMQPEKTPTAVTVPEPIANEFGVPQDDDWLLDEESESTSEIVEDSQPLSSADFMAELDGAENTEIVESVRDNVSETTSASDDNDVECDFFAAELDDESFDFDELALAEDSEEDALAEAMAQPELSGEPEAEVKEENLAAELADVQAEDEFEFDDLELPEYSEEDALADAITQPELSGEPEAEVKEENLAAEFADVQAEDEYEFDDLELPEYSEEDALADAITQPELSGEPEVKEEGLAADFADAQAEDEFDFGDLELPEYSEEDALADAIAQPELSGEPEAEVKEENLAAEFAGAQAEDEFEFDDLDLPEYSEEDALADAIAQPELSGEPKVKEQDLAAELADVQAEDEFEFDDLELPEYSEEDALADAVTQPELSGEPEVKEEGLTADFADAQADDELEFDDLELPEYSEEDALADAIAQRELSGEPEVKEEGLTADFADAQAGDELEFDDLELPEYSEEDALADAMAQPELSGEPEVKEQDLAAELADAQAEDEFEFDDLELPEYSEEDALADSIASSDIDPERSPEAEAGIDFEAMAHQEFDERSLNSLLDENEENEGFSFDQPIDAQTIDSAGMDIDAMLQMGGEDWNGFSLTPDQQATIPDEVPEEERAVWQSDIQNQQPEVATENWATQEDLADFDPQEKHFMTIDELMAQVEREDTAFNPDDEELKLDVGLNEFPDVIGEISDVDVDSNSEAAGKLDLAKIYMEMNDEKGAVKLLEEAIVDGSDDIRQQAKRLIDVINGRA